One genomic window of Bombus fervidus isolate BK054 chromosome 14, iyBomFerv1, whole genome shotgun sequence includes the following:
- the LOC139994044 gene encoding uncharacterized protein, producing the protein MAIDSVLTGGLTSASSGLSWFFPVLAAALVYFEYDVMDNEAPPINIPSEVLLPSYDFIVIGSGSAGAVVASRLSEIENWNVLLLEAGGDETEISDVPLLAGYLQLSQLDWQYKTEPNGESCLAMEGRRCNWPRGKVIGGSSVLNYMLYLRGNKKDYDIWEQLGNPGWSARDVLYYFKKSEDNQNPYLARTPYHSTGGYLTVQEAPWHTPLAAAFVQAGQEMGYENRDINGEHQTGFMIAQGTIRRGSRCSTAKAFLRPARLRKNLHIAMHAQVTKILIDAKSRRTYGVEFVRDDKMFRIRAKKEVIVSGGAINSPQLLMLSGIGPRDQLVRHGIPVIQDLKVGENLQDHVGLGGLTFMVNQQVSMVEKRLHSVQAVMQYAVFGDGPLTVLGGVEGLGFVNTKYVNASDDFPDIELHFISGSTNSDGGRQIRKVHGLTKRFYDAVFGSISDKDVWSVIPMLLRPKSKGVIKLRSKNPFDHPLIYPNYFKEPEDIATLVEGVKIAVALSRTASFKRFGSELNSIQFPGCKHIPMYSDPYWECMIRHYSATIYHPVGTCKMGPYWDPEAVVDPQLRVYGVTGLRVIDASIMPTLVSGNTNAPVIMIGEKGSDMIKEFWLKRRGRGHKKIVVRANYRWRITDRKKEKKKKEKMSSAGRISTMRIAMSYGPELSFLVLLRMLIGMYRPDIVSYGTRVKPTTLSDLRDSYDFIIIGGGTAGSVLANRLSENENWTVLLLEAGVDENDLSEIPILFPILQLTSMDWQFKTEPSNNYCKAMKANVCNWPRGKVLGGSSVLNAMIYVRGNKKDYDNWQEMGNPGWDYESVLPYFKKSEDMRIKEYQDSPYHRTGGYMTIGYFNYRSSVTDYLIQAGTEMGYDVVDVNGPTQTGFSFSHVTVRDGLRCSTAKAFLRTACKRKNLHISMRSMVEKILVSQDENGKTAYGVQFQVGSKRRTVKTSREVILSAGAIQSPQLLMLSGIGPRDHLEQLDIPVVHETPGVGRNLQDHVAIGGLNYLVTKPANITDPASFSFNLMRSVNARSLSSFVRERTGPLYTSNVAEGIAFINTKYANKSEDYPDIQLFISSTSDNTDGGLFSKRDCNLMDDFYAHLFENILYQDSYTIMPLLLRPRSRGYIKLRSKDVNQQPMIVPNYFDDPHDLDVLAEGAKFIHDMSKTNTMKQLKAEPNPNRIPQCSSFEFPSLDYWRCFARYYTLTIYHPSGTCKMGPSTDKMAVVDARLKMHGVNGLRVIDTSIMPTITSGNTNAPTIMIAEKAADMIKEDWKI; encoded by the exons ATGGCCATCGACAGCGTTTTAACGGGAGGTTTGACCTCCGCATCGAGCGGACTATCGTGGTTCTTTCCGGTGCTCGCAGCGGCTCTCGTCTACTTCGAATACGATGTGATGGACAACGAAGCGCCACCGATTAATATACCTTCGGAAGTACTGCTGCCATCGTACGACTTTATCGTTATCGGATCTGGTTCCGCGG GAGCCGTGGTAGCGAGTCGCCTGTCcgaaatagaaaattggaaCGTGCTTCTTCTAGAAGCTGGTGGCGATGAAACGGAAATCTCCGATGTTCCTCTTCTCGCCGGTTATCTGCAGCTCAGTCAATTAGATTGGCAGTACAAAACGGAACCCAACGGAGAATCCTGTTTAG CGATGGAAGGGCGTCGCTGTAACTGGCCACGTGGAAAAGTGATCGGAGGCAGCAGCGTGCTCAACTACATGCTCTATCTTCGCGGCAACAAAAAAGACTATGACATATGGGAGCAGCTGGGCAACCCAGGTTGGTCTGCCAGGGAcgttctttattatttcaaaaaatcgGAGGACAACCAAAATCCCTATTTAGCCCGAACGCCGTATCATTCGACCGGGGGTTACCTAACCGTTCAAGAAGCACCATGGCACACTCCGTTGGCCGCAGCGTTCGTTCAAGCAGGCCAAGAAATGGGCTACGAGAACAGAGATATTAACGGGGAACATCAAACCGGCTTTATGATCGCTCAGGGAACCATCAGACGCGGGAGTCGATGCTCCACGGCGAAGGCCTTCCTGCGACCAGCCAGGTTGCGCAAAAATTTACACATCGCTATGCACGCGCAGGTTACCAAGATTTTAATAGATGCGAAATCGAGGAGAACTTACGGCGTGGAATTCGTCAGGGACGACAAGATGTTCCGTATTCGTGCTAAAAAGGAAGTGATCGTTTCCGGAGGTGCCATCAATAGCCCTCAATTGCTGATGTTGTCGGGAATCGGACCTAGAGATCAGCTGGTACGACACGGGATACCGGTGATTCAGGACTTAAAAGTGGGAGAGAATCTGCAAGACCATGTCGGTTTGGGAGGTTTGACGTTCATGGTGAATCAACAGGTTTCGATGGTGGAGAAGAGGTTGCACAGCGTTCAAGCTGTGATGCAGTACGCCGTTTTCGGAGACGGTCCTTTAACCGTTCTAGGTGGTGTCGAAGGTCTAGGCTTCGTCAATACGAAGTACGTGAACGCCTCCGACGATTTCCCGGACATAGAACTTCATTTCATATCAGGATCGACGAACTCCGACGGTGGTAGACAAATCAGAAAGGTTCACGGACTGACGAAAAGATTCTACGACGCTGTATTTGGGTCCATTAGCGATAAGGACGTGTGGAGCGTGATTCCTATGCTTTTAAGGCCAAAAAGCAAAGGCGTTATCAAGCTTCGAAGTAAAAATCCTTTCGACCATCCTTTGATTTACCCGAACTACTTCAAAGAACCGGAAGATATCGCGACACTGGTCGAAGGAGTTAAAATAGCAGTCGCTCTGAGTAGAACCGCTTCGTTCAAACGCTTCGGAAGCGAATTAAATTCGATACAATTTCCTGGCTGCAAACACATTCCTATGTACAGCGACCCGTATTGGGAATGTATGATCAGGCACTATTCCGCCACCATCTATCATCCCGTGGGCACTTGCAAGATGGGTCCTTACTGGGATCCCGAGGCTGTGGTGGATCCTCAGCTTCGAGTTTACGGAGTTACCGGACTCAGAGTCATCGACGCGTCCATAATGCCAACTTTAGTTAGCGGTAACACCAATGCACCGGTTATCATGATCGGAGAGAAGGGTTCCGACATGATAAAAGAATTCTGGTTGAAGAGAAGAGGCCGAGGG CATAAAAAGATCGTTGTTCGAGCAAATTATCGCTGGAGGATCACCgatcgaaagaaagagaaaaagaaaaaggaaaaaatgtcGAGCGCCGGCAGAATCTCCACGATGAGGATCGCGATGTCGTACGGACCGGAACTGAGTTTCCTGGTGCTCCTTCGTATGTTGATTGGCATGTACAGACCGGATATCGTGAGTTACGGGACCAGGGTGAAGCCGACAACTTTATCGGATCTTCGAGACAGCtacgattttataataatcggaGGTGGCACGGCTGGCTCGGTGTTGGCGAATCGTTTGTCGGAAAACGAAAATTGGACGGTGCTGTTGTTGGAGGCTGGCGTTGACGAAAACGATTTGTCCGAGATACCGATTCTGTTCCCGATTCTTCAGCTCACCTCGATGGACTGGCAGTTCAAGACGGAACCGTCGAATAATTATTGCAAAGCGATGAAAGCCAACGTGTGCAATTGGCCACGCGGCAAG GTACTCGGAGGAAGTAGCGTGTTGAACGCGATGATCTACGTCCGTGGCAACAAGAAGGATTACGACAATTGGCAGGAGATGGGTAATCCAGGATGGGATTACGAGAGCGTTTTGCCTTATTTTAAGAAATCCGAGGACATGCGGATCAAAGAATATCAAGATTCCCCTTATCATCGGACCGGGGGATATATGACCATCGGATACTTTAATTATCGTTCGTCCGTGACCGATTATCTGATACAAGCGGGCACGGAAATGGGCTACGACGTGGTGGATGTGAATGGACCCACGCAAACCGGATTCTCCTTCTCTCATGTAACGGTGAGAGATGGTCTGCGATGTAGTACCGCGAAAGCTTTTCTTCGAACGGCTTGCAAGCGAAAAAATTTGCATATCAGTATGAGATCGATGGTAGAGAAGATTTTGGTGAGCCAAG atgaaaatggaaaaactGCTTATGGCGTGCAATTTCAAGTAGGATCCAAGCGCAGGACGGTGAAAACCAGTCGCGAGGTGATTCTATCGGCTGGCGCGATACAATCGCCGCAATTGCTCATGTTGTCCGGAATCGGCCCCAGGGATCATTTGGAACAACTCGATATTCCCGTGGTCCACGAAACTCCCGGCGTCGGTAGAAATCTACAGGATCACGTCGCGATCGGTGGATTGAATTACTTGGTGACTAAACCGGCGAACATCACGGATCCAGCGTCTTTTAGTTTTAACTTGATGAGGTCCGTCAATGCCCGCTCGCTCAGTTCGTTCGTCAGAGAACGTACCGGGCCGTTGTACACGAGTAACGTGGCCGAGGGTATAGCTTTCATCAACACCAA ATACGCGAACAAGTCGGAGGATTATCCTGATATACAGCTGTTTATCTCTTCAACGTCCGACAATACGGACGGTGGTCTCTTTAGCAAGAGAGATTGCAACCTTATGGATGACTTTTACGCGCATTTGTTCGAAAATATCCTGTACCAGGACTCGTACACGATCATGCCGCTACTGCTGCGACCTCGAAGCAGAGGATACATCAAGCTGCGCTCCAAGGACGTTAATCAGCAGCCGATGATCGTGCCCAACTACTTCGACGATCCACACGATCTCGACGTTCTG GCAGAAGGCGCAAAGTTTATCCACGATATGTCGAAGACGAACACGATGAAGCAACTGAAAGCCGAACCGAATCCAAACAGAATTCCGCAGTGTTCGTCGTTCGAGTTCCCATCGCTGGATTATTGGCGTTGTTTCGCTCGATATTACACGCTAACTATTTACCATCCGAGCGGAACGTGTAAGATGGGGCCCTCCACGGACAAAATGGCAGTGGTCGATGCCAGATTGAAGATGCACGGCGTAAATGGACTTCGAGTGATCGATACCTCGATCATGCCAACGATCACTTCCGGCAATACGAACGCGCCGACGATCATGATCGCCGAGAAAGCCGCTGACATGATCAAAGAGGATTGGAAGATTTAA
- the LOC139994571 gene encoding glucose dehydrogenase [FAD, quinone], with protein sequence MRAYVLLSLLVQLAFAFRLPFPFQASLLDTSNGTSCCSCSFKDTSYMASKCGVKTSFMSLVEKIIASTCDVSDPCHRLGKEEVPNEWFDFIVVGGGVAGPVIARRLSDNPWWRVLLIEAGPEEPSMTSIPGLAVHAVNSTLDWNFKTEPTEPHPTACLETDGVCTWPRGKMMSGTAGMYGMMYVRGHPEVYNSWARAGATGWSYDEVAHYFERAEDPVDPSILSDKPRTVPVPGPMKIRFYPHKPAFADELLKAAAELGYRTSNLKEYSQTGFMVAPMTTDNGVRGTTSRNYLRSAYGKNNLRVLINAQVTKVLTNQWQSKAYGVELIDKDGYKRIVKANKEVILAAGAIGSPHILLNSGIGPKEHLTKLGMNVIKDLPVGKNLHNHVSVAVLFSIKDTAYESMNMNSVNEYLETRTGPLSSTGLTQVTAFLESSYAASGVPDIQMFFDGFAPNCPRTGLEFECLNGALGLCSDRRQIVVRPTAVTVESRGYMKLRSGDPIAPPLIYPNYFTDTKDLKVLIEGIRKAIELTNTQTMKQWDFRLEPIVHPLCTNYHFATDAYWECYVRAATGPENHQSGTCKVGAYDDPTAVVDPELRVRGISNIRVADASVFPIVPNSNPIAAIMMIAEKAADMITHTWSKM encoded by the exons ATGCGAGCGTACGTGCTGCTCTCGCTCCTGGTGCAATTGGCATTCGCGTTTCGACTCCCATTTCCG TTTCAGGCTAGCCTATTGGATACGAGCAATGGAACATCGTGTTGCTCCTGCAGCTTCAAAGACACGTCGTATATGGCGTCCAAGTGCGGCGTGAAAACATCTTTCATGAGCTTGGTTGAGAAAATAATCGCGTCCACGTGCGACGTGTCAGATCCTTGCCACAGACTCGGCAAAGAGGAAGTGCCCAACGAATG GTTCGACTTCATCGTGGTCGGCGGCGGAGTAGCCGGGCCTGTAATTGCCAGGAGATTGAGCGACAATCCCTGGTGGAGGGTTCTGCTGATCGAAGCAGGGCCGGAAGAACCGTCGATGACTTCTATTCCTGGACTCGCGGTTCACGCGGTCAATTCGACTTTGGATTGGAATTTCAAAACGGAGCCAACAGAGCCCCATCCGACCGCGTGTTTAG AAACCGACGGAGTGTGCACTTGGCCGCGAGGGAAGATGATGTCCGGTACCGCCGGCATGTACGGAATGATGTACGTACGAGGACATCCGGAAGTATACAACAGTTGGGCTCGGGCAGGCGCCACAGGTTGGTCCTACGACGAAGTCGCCCACTACTTCGAACGCGCCGAAGATCCGGTAGATCCGTCGATATTATCCGACAAACCTAGAACCGTTCCCGTACCAGGTCCGATGAAGATACGATTTTATCCCCATAAGCCAGCGTTCGCCGACGAACTTCTGAAAGCTGCGGCCGAGCTGGGTTACAGAACGTCGAATTTGAAAGAATACAGCCAGACAGGCTTCATGGTGGCTCCCATGACGACCGACAATGGCGTACGAGGCACGACCTCGAGAAATTACTTGAGATCGGCATACGGTAAAAACAATCTGAGGGTGTTGATCAACGCCCAGGTGACGAAGGTTCTAACGAATCAGTGGCAGAGCAAAGCGTACGGCGTCGAACTGATCGATAAAGATGGATACAAGAGGATCGTGAAAGCTAACAAAGAAGTTATTCTAGCGGCTGGAGCGATTGGCTCCCCTCACATTTTATTGAACTCCGGGATAGGACCGAAGGAGCATTTGACCAAATTAGGCATGAACGTGATCAAGGACCTGCCTGTAGGAAAGAATCTTCACAATCACGTGTCGGTTGCGGTTCTCTTCAGTATTAAGGATACCGCGTACGAATCTATGAACATGAACAGCGTCAACGAATACTTGGAGACCAGAACCGGTCCGTTGAGCAGTACCGGATTGACCCAAGTGACGGCGTTTCTCGAGAGCAGCTACGCCGCTAGCGGAGTACCCGATATCCAGATGTTCTTCGACGGATTCGCGCCAAACTGTCCAAGGACCGGACTCGAATTCGAGTGTTTGAACGGCGCGCTTGGCTTATGCTCGGACAGAAGGCAGATCGTGGTCAGGCCGACGGCTGTTACCGTGGAGAGCAGGGGATACATGAAGTTGCGTTCCGGCGATCCGATCGCACCACCTTTGATTTACCCCAACTACTTTACCGACACGAAGGACTTGAAGGTGTTGATCGAGGGTATTAGGAAGGCCATCGAGCTCACCAACACGCAGACTATGAAACAATGGGATTTTCGATTGGAACCTATCGTTCATCCCCTCTGCACCAA CTATCACTTCGCCACTGACGCGTACTGGGAGTGCTACGTGAGAGCGGCGACTGGACCGGAGAATCATCAGTCGGGGACATGCAAAGTAGGCGCGTACGACGACCCAACGGCCGTCGTCGATCCGGAGCTACGAGTACGTGGTATATCGAACATTCGAGTCGCGGACGCCTCCGTGTTTCCGATCGTGCCAAACAGTAATCCCATCGCAGCGATCATGATGATCGCGGAAAAGGCGGCCGACATGATCACGCATACATGGTCGAAGATGTGA